From the genome of Pseudomonas helvetica:
CGAACAAACCTATGGGATAGAGCTGTTTCAACGGGTTGGCCGGCAACTGGAACTGACCGAGGCCGGACGGCAGACACTGCCGTACGCCGAGCAGATGTTTAAACTGGGTGGCGAGCTGGAGGCCATGCTTCGGGCGCAGCCCAATGAACAGCAGATTCTGTTCCGGGTGGGCGTCGCCGACGTGGTGCCCAAATCCATCGTCTATCGCCTGATTGCACCGACCATGGAGCTGACTGAGCCGCTACGCATCACCTGTCGCGAGGACAAACTGGAGCGCTTGCTGGCTGATCTGGCCATTCAGCGGCTGGACCTGGTGATCTCCGACAGTCCAATGCCGTCGCACCTGGACATCAAGGGTTACAGCCAGAAACTCGGCGAATGCGGCATCAGTTTTTTCGCCACCACCGAATTGGCACAACGCTATGGCAAAGACTTCCCGCGCGGCCTGCACGGTGCGCCCCTGTTGATTCCAGGGCAGGAAACCGTGGTACGCAGCCGCTTGCAGCGCTGGTTCGCCGAACAGCAGATTCAGCCACGCATTGTCGGTGAGTTTGATGACAGTGCCTTGATGCAGGCGTTCGGCCAATCCGGCAGCGGGATTTTCATCGGTCCGAGCGTGATTGCCGACGAGGTGAGACGCCAATGCGGCGTCGAGTTGATCGGGCAGACCGATGCGGTGACCGAGTCGTTTTACGCGATCTCGGTCGAGCGCAAGGTCAAGCACCCCGGCATTGTCGCAATTACCGAAGGTGCCCGCCGCGAGCTGTTTACCGCGCTTTGAAGCCTCAGGCGCAGACGGCTGGGGCTTTGACCTTCATCAGCAACAAGGCCAATACAATCGACACCAGGATAAAACCGGCCGCCGCAAACCCCAGGCTGCCCAGGCCCAAGGTGTCGATCACGTGCCCACCGACCATCGCCCCCAAGCCGATCCCCAGATTGGCTCCGGCGATGTTCAGCGACGCAGCAAAGGCTGGTGCCTGCGGTGCGGCTTTCATCAAGCGCACGTGACTGACCAGGAACAGCGCAGCCTGGGTCACGCCCCAGACGCCCATCGCCGCCGCCAGTCCCAGCGTTGAATGAATACTCGGTACCAGCGCCACCATGCCGCCGATCATGAAGCCACAGAACACCATCGACGCGATCAATGGATGGCGATCGACCATGCGCCCGCCCAGCGAGTTGCCGATCAGCCCGACCGCACCAAAGCCCATCAGACACCAGCCGACCACAGTGCCGTTGAAACCGGCCAACCGCTCAAGGATGTCGGCCAGGTAGGTGTAAGCGGTAAACATCCCGCTGAAGACCAGAATCGACAACAGCACGTGCCCTTGCATCAGCGGGCTGCGCAGAATCTTGAACTGTGAACGCAAGCTCACCTGCTGGTTGTGCAGGTTGGTTTTCGGCAAATAGATAAACAGCAGCAGCGCCTTGGCCAAGGCAATGACCGCGAGAATGCCGAACGCCGTGCGCCAGCCGAACGCATCGGAAATCAACGTGCCGACGGGGATTCCGAACACGGTCGCGCAGACAATCCCGAAACCGATCTTGGCAATCGCCCGCCCCGCATAGTCCGGCCCGACGATGTCCACCGCCGTTTCACTGGCCAGCGCCCAGAACACCGGCAAACCCAGCGCCGGTATCAGCCGCGCGACGGCCATCACGCCAATGTTCGGCGCCATGGCCGCCAGGGTGTTCGCCAGCCCGAACATGATCAGCACGCTGATAAACAGACGCCGACGTTCAAAACGCGCGAAATACGCGGTCAGGAAGGGTCCGAAGGCGGCGACGGTAAACGCGAACAAGGTCACCAGCAGTCCAGCCTGGGAAACGCTGACATCGAGGTCGCGAGCGATCGACGGTAACAGACCGACAATGATGAATTCTGTGGTCAGCACGGTGAAACCGGCGGCTGACAACAACAGGATGGGCAACAGCATGGGTAACTCCAGAAAACGACAACGCCAGCGACAGCCCAAGGGCTCACTGAGGGGAGATGAAAAAGTGGATGGCGAAGCTTAACAGAGTGTGTCCGACAGCGCTGGCGCAAACCTGACACATCCTCTTAAACACTCGGGTGGCAGATCGTCACAGGTCTGAAGGATCGCGACTACGCTGTGATAAAGTCCGCGCCCGCAAAAAAATTCAACCTTGCTCACCCGCCAACGCAGATGACGCAATGTGCGCTTGCCCGGTCAGCCTGCCCGTTTGTTGCTGACCGGGTTTCTCGATTCACGGCACCTTAAAAAAATCAGAGATACCGCTATGACTGCTGCTCCGCCTACTCTTTTGCACAGACTCAAACACACCAGCCTGGTCACGCAAATCGTCATTGGCCTGATCCTCGGCATTGCCTTGGCGCTGTTTGCGCCTGAGGTGGCGAAATCCACCGCATTCATCGGCAAAGTGTTTGTCTCGGCACTGAAAGCCGTCGCACCGATTCTGGTGTTCGTGCTGGTGATGGCCTCGATCGCCAACCACAAACACGGTCAGGAAACCCATATCAAGCCGATTCTGTTCCTGTATCTGCTGGGCACCTTTGCCGCAGCCGTAGTGGCAGTGGTGGCCAGCAGCCTGTTCCCTTCGAGCCTGGTGCTGTCCACCCACGACGTGGCGATCAGCGCGCCCGGCGGAATCTCCGAAGTCTTGCAAAGCCTGCTGCTGAGCGTGGTCGACAACCCGATCAGTGCACTGATGAACGCCAATTTCATCGGCATTCTGGCCTGGGCAATCGGTATGGGCATCGCCATCCGCCATGCCGGCGAAACCACCCGTACCGTGCTCGGCGACCTGTCCAACGGCGTCACGGTGATCGTGCGCCTGGTGATTCGTTTTGCTCCGCTGGGGATCTTCGGCCTGGTCGCCTCCACGCTGGCCACCTCGGGCTTCGGCGCACTGATCGGTTACCTGCATCTGCTGGCCGTACTGCTGGGTTGCATGCTGTTCGTGGCGCTGGTGATGAACCCGGCCATCGTCTATTGGAAGCTGCGCCGCAACCCTTACCCGCTGGTGCTGACCTGCCTGCGGGAAAGCGGAATCACCGCGTTCTTCACCCGCAGTTCGGCGGCGAACATTCCGGTCAACCTGGAACTGAGCAAGCGCTTGGGCCTGCATGAAGACACTTACTCGGTATCGATCCCGCTGGGCGCGACCATCAACATGGCCGGTGCGGCGATCACCATCACGGTACTGACCCTGGCGGCGGTGCACACGCTGGGGATTGCCGTGGACATCCCGACAGCCGTGCTGCTAAGCGTCGTCGCGGCGATCTGTGCCTGCGGCGCTTCGGGTGTGGCTGGTGGTTCGCTGCTGTTGATTCCGCTGGCGTGCAGCCTGTTTGGTATTCCGAGCGAGATCGCCATGCAAGTGGTGGCGGTCGGCTTCATCATCGGCGTGTTGCAGGACTCGGCGGAAACCGCGCTGAACTCCTCCACCGACGTGCTGTTCACCGCAGCCGCTTGCCTGGCCCAGGAAGAGAAAACCGTACAAGCCGCGTAACAAACCGGCCCCACAAAAAAACCCGCCAAGGTTCACACCTTGGCGGGTTTTTTGTTGCTGGCGGGTTTAGAACGCGCCCATGTAATCGCGCTTGCCGACTTCAACACCGTTGTGACGCAGGATCGCGTAGGCGGTGGTGACGTGGAAGAAGAACTGCGGCAGGCCGTAGGTCAGCAGGTAAGCCTGGCCACTGAAGCGTTTTTCTTTCGGGGTGCCTGGGCGGGTAACGATCTCGATACCTTCCTTGCCATTGATTTGCTCAGGCTTGATACCGTCGATGAAGGCCAGCACCTTGGTGATCAGGGCTTGCAGCTCGGCGAAGGTCACTTCGGTGTCGTCGTACTTCGGCAGTTCGATTTCGGCCAGGCGGGCAGAAACGCCTTTGGCGAAATCGACGGCGATCTGCACCTGACGCACCAGCGGGAACATGTCCGGGTACAGACGCGCTTGCAGGAAGGCGTTCGGGTCGATGTTTTTGGCGGTGGCGTGAGCTTCGGCCTTGTTCAGAACATCGCTCAACGCGTTGAGCATTTGCTTGAAGACTGGAACGGAAGCAGCGTACAGAGAAATAGTCATGGCAGTCTCGTAGGGTGGAGGGTGTTGTGAAAGAGTAAAACGTGGGCGCGATTATAGCCCTGCTTGCAGCGACGTGCGGCGTGTCTTTGATCCCGCACGACCGGCCAGTGTATCCATTCCCCCTAGCGCCCCTGAACAAACTGCACGATGACTTCAAAGCCGTCTTGTTTACCCGTCGCGGGCGACACGAGCGTCATCGTCGCGTTGACGCCTTGGGCAATCGTCAGCGCGATGGCCAGGCCAAGCCCCGAACCCTCAGCGCCGCTTTCACCGCGCACGAAGCGCTCGGTCAGGCGTTTCAATATCGGCTCAGGCACCACCGGACCGGCATTGACTACCCTCAAAAGTGCCTGACTGGAAAGGCTCACCTCAATGGGTTGATCCGGCGCGCCGTGCTTCATCGCGTTCTCGATCAGGTTGCGCACAAGAATGGCGAAGGCGTCAGGATCAATTGCCGACAGCACGCTTTGCACAGCGGGCAGAACCAGATGAACCCGCTGGCCGGCTGCGTGGTTGCACTCATCGACCACATGCGCCAGTAACGGTATGAGGTCTTGCGGCACTTCGGACAGAAGCCCGCCACCTTCAGCCTTGGCCAGTTGCATCAGCTTTTCCGAGAGTCGCGTCAGCGCCTGGAGAGAGGCCTCGATCTTCGCGGCACGCACTTGAAGCGGGCCCTCAGGCGCCTCGCGGCGTAACCGCTGAATGTGTGCCAACGTCGCTGCCAGCGGGGTGCGCAGCTCATGGGCACTGTTGGCGGTAAAGCTGCGTTCCGTCTCCAGTGCCTTGCGCAGTCGCTCCATCAGATGGTTGACCGCCTCGGCCAATGGATCGATTTCCGCAGGCAACCGATCCACCTTGATCGGGGACAAGTCACCGACACCGCGCGTCTCGATGGCCCGGCGGTACGCCCGAACGCTGCGCAGGCTGACGTGCACGAACAACCAGGTGCCCAACAAGCTGATCGGAATCAGTGCCAGCAACGGCAGGAGCAACGCGAGCAAGGCCTCCTGAGCGGCTTCGCGTCGATGGGCCAAGGGCTCGGCCATCTCGATAAAAACGCCTTCGCGCGGAGCGCTGGTCCCGTACAAACGGTACCTGGAAGTGGTGGTGAAGCCCTCCACCGGCAGCGGATTGAAAATGTCAGGGTCGGCATCATGAGATTGCATCAGTATCTCGCCCCTGGCATCGCGGACCAGGTACGTCAGGTATTCCTTGCGCACTTTGAGCGGTGCAATATGCCGAGCCTGGCGAGGCTCATCAGGGCTGCCGATTTCGAGCACGGCCAAGGGCAGGATTCGCTGTGCCGTCTCCTCCAGTGCACTGTCGAAGGCCTCGTTCAATTCGTGTTGCACCACGACCCAGGCGCCGACGGTCGCCCCCAGCCAAAGCAGGGTCATGCCCAGCGTCAGCCCCAGCCCCAGACGCTTTTGCAGACTCGAGGCGGGCTTCATTCCGGCATCAACCGGTAGCCCATCCCGCGAACCGTCTCAATCATCTCGCGGCCGAGTTTCTTGCGCAGACGGCTGATATAGACCTCGATGGTGTTGCTTTCAATTTCGGCACCGAATGCATACAGGCGATCTTCCAGCTGGGATTTCGATAACAACGCGCCAGGGCGCTGGATGAAGGCTTCGAACAATGCCCACTCACGCGCGGTGAGGTCCACCGTCATGCCGGCGCGCAGCACCGTGCGAGCGGTCATGTCGACCTGCAACCCGCCCACTTTGATCTGCGGATTGGGATTACCACTGTAGCGCCGTGCCACCGCCGCGACTCGGGCGGACAACTCGAAAAGATCGAAGGGTTTGACCAGATAGTCGTCAGCCCCCGCATTCAGGCCTTCGATGCGATCGGATATCTGGTCTCGCGC
Proteins encoded in this window:
- the nhaR gene encoding transcriptional activator NhaR → MLNYRQLHYFWVVAKTGSIVRACEQLNLTPQTISGQISLLEQTYGIELFQRVGRQLELTEAGRQTLPYAEQMFKLGGELEAMLRAQPNEQQILFRVGVADVVPKSIVYRLIAPTMELTEPLRITCREDKLERLLADLAIQRLDLVISDSPMPSHLDIKGYSQKLGECGISFFATTELAQRYGKDFPRGLHGAPLLIPGQETVVRSRLQRWFAEQQIQPRIVGEFDDSALMQAFGQSGSGIFIGPSVIADEVRRQCGVELIGQTDAVTESFYAISVERKVKHPGIVAITEGARRELFTAL
- a CDS encoding MFS transporter, which gives rise to MLLPILLLSAAGFTVLTTEFIIVGLLPSIARDLDVSVSQAGLLVTLFAFTVAAFGPFLTAYFARFERRRLFISVLIMFGLANTLAAMAPNIGVMAVARLIPALGLPVFWALASETAVDIVGPDYAGRAIAKIGFGIVCATVFGIPVGTLISDAFGWRTAFGILAVIALAKALLLFIYLPKTNLHNQQVSLRSQFKILRSPLMQGHVLLSILVFSGMFTAYTYLADILERLAGFNGTVVGWCLMGFGAVGLIGNSLGGRMVDRHPLIASMVFCGFMIGGMVALVPSIHSTLGLAAAMGVWGVTQAALFLVSHVRLMKAAPQAPAFAASLNIAGANLGIGLGAMVGGHVIDTLGLGSLGFAAAGFILVSIVLALLLMKVKAPAVCA
- a CDS encoding response regulator transcription factor, with amino-acid sequence MRVLLVEDAVGLGEAVREQLADDGHAVDWVQRLDHAQTSVRTTRYDLILLDLMLPDGRGLDFLRQQRGAGDVTPVIILTARDQISDRIEGLNAGADDYLVKPFDLFELSARVAAVARRYSGNPNPQIKVGGLQVDMTARTVLRAGMTVDLTAREWALFEAFIQRPGALLSKSQLEDRLYAFGAEIESNTIEVYISRLRKKLGREMIETVRGMGYRLMPE
- a CDS encoding HAMP domain-containing sensor histidine kinase; translated protein: MKPASSLQKRLGLGLTLGMTLLWLGATVGAWVVVQHELNEAFDSALEETAQRILPLAVLEIGSPDEPRQARHIAPLKVRKEYLTYLVRDARGEILMQSHDADPDIFNPLPVEGFTTTSRYRLYGTSAPREGVFIEMAEPLAHRREAAQEALLALLLPLLALIPISLLGTWLFVHVSLRSVRAYRRAIETRGVGDLSPIKVDRLPAEIDPLAEAVNHLMERLRKALETERSFTANSAHELRTPLAATLAHIQRLRREAPEGPLQVRAAKIEASLQALTRLSEKLMQLAKAEGGGLLSEVPQDLIPLLAHVVDECNHAAGQRVHLVLPAVQSVLSAIDPDAFAILVRNLIENAMKHGAPDQPIEVSLSSQALLRVVNAGPVVPEPILKRLTERFVRGESGAEGSGLGLAIALTIAQGVNATMTLVSPATGKQDGFEVIVQFVQGR
- the sstT gene encoding serine/threonine transporter SstT; this translates as MTAAPPTLLHRLKHTSLVTQIVIGLILGIALALFAPEVAKSTAFIGKVFVSALKAVAPILVFVLVMASIANHKHGQETHIKPILFLYLLGTFAAAVVAVVASSLFPSSLVLSTHDVAISAPGGISEVLQSLLLSVVDNPISALMNANFIGILAWAIGMGIAIRHAGETTRTVLGDLSNGVTVIVRLVIRFAPLGIFGLVASTLATSGFGALIGYLHLLAVLLGCMLFVALVMNPAIVYWKLRRNPYPLVLTCLRESGITAFFTRSSAANIPVNLELSKRLGLHEDTYSVSIPLGATINMAGAAITITVLTLAAVHTLGIAVDIPTAVLLSVVAAICACGASGVAGGSLLLIPLACSLFGIPSEIAMQVVAVGFIIGVLQDSAETALNSSTDVLFTAAACLAQEEKTVQAA
- a CDS encoding DUF1993 family protein, whose translation is MTISLYAASVPVFKQMLNALSDVLNKAEAHATAKNIDPNAFLQARLYPDMFPLVRQVQIAVDFAKGVSARLAEIELPKYDDTEVTFAELQALITKVLAFIDGIKPEQINGKEGIEIVTRPGTPKEKRFSGQAYLLTYGLPQFFFHVTTAYAILRHNGVEVGKRDYMGAF